The Flaviramulus sp. BrNp1-15 genome has a window encoding:
- the rpsA gene encoding 30S ribosomal protein S1, translated as MAEKAKQAEIEATEASTVEAPVVSEAKANPEKFLKEFNWHNYQEGIDEVDDKQLKEFEKLVAENFVDTLDDEVVEGTVVHISDRDAIIDINAKSEGVISLNEFRYNPNLKVGDKVEVLIDVREDATGQLVLSHRKARVIKAWDRVNKAHETGEIVNGFVKCRTKGGMIVDVFGIEAFLPGSQIDVKPIRDYDQYVNKTMEFKVVKINHEFKNVVVSHKALIEADIEEQKKEIIGQLEKGQVLEGVVKNITSYGVFIDLGGVDGLIHITDLSWSRINHPNEIVELDQKLNVVILDFDENKSRIQLGLKQLSKHPWEALADTVKVGDKVKGKVVVIADYGAFIEVADGVEGLIHVSEMSWSTHLRSAQDFVSVGDEVEAVILTLDREDRKMSLGIKQLTADPWTDITGKYPLGSKHTGVVRNFTNFGVFVELEEGIDGLIYISDLSWTKKIKHPSEFCAVGDKLDVIVLELDVEGRKLSLGHKQTTDNPWDKYETDFALETVHTAEISEIVDKGATVEFNEDIVAFVPSRHLEKEDGNKLKKGETAEFKIIEFNKEFKRVVASHTAVFKAEEIKNVKAAAKKAATAAAEAKPTLGDANDALQALKDKMDGKKTK; from the coding sequence ATGGCTGAAAAAGCAAAACAAGCTGAAATTGAAGCAACTGAAGCTTCAACAGTAGAAGCTCCAGTAGTATCTGAAGCTAAAGCAAACCCTGAAAAATTCTTAAAAGAGTTCAACTGGCACAATTACCAAGAAGGTATTGATGAAGTTGATGATAAACAACTTAAAGAATTTGAAAAATTAGTAGCAGAAAATTTCGTTGACACTTTAGATGATGAAGTTGTTGAAGGTACTGTAGTACACATTTCTGATAGAGATGCTATTATTGATATTAACGCAAAATCTGAAGGTGTAATTTCATTAAACGAATTTCGTTACAATCCAAACTTAAAAGTAGGAGATAAAGTAGAAGTATTAATTGATGTTCGTGAAGATGCAACAGGTCAATTAGTGTTATCTCACAGAAAAGCACGTGTAATTAAAGCATGGGATCGTGTTAATAAAGCACACGAAACTGGTGAAATAGTAAACGGTTTTGTAAAATGCAGAACTAAAGGTGGTATGATTGTAGATGTTTTTGGAATTGAAGCATTCTTACCAGGTTCTCAAATTGATGTTAAGCCAATTAGAGATTACGACCAGTATGTAAATAAAACTATGGAATTTAAAGTTGTGAAAATTAATCACGAATTTAAAAACGTAGTAGTTTCTCATAAAGCACTTATTGAGGCTGATATCGAGGAACAAAAGAAAGAAATCATTGGCCAATTAGAAAAAGGACAAGTATTAGAAGGTGTTGTTAAAAACATTACTTCTTACGGTGTATTTATCGATCTTGGTGGTGTAGATGGTTTAATCCACATTACAGATTTATCTTGGTCTAGAATCAATCATCCAAATGAGATTGTTGAGTTAGATCAAAAATTAAATGTTGTAATCCTTGATTTTGATGAAAACAAATCTAGAATCCAATTAGGATTAAAACAATTAAGCAAACACCCTTGGGAAGCTTTAGCTGATACTGTAAAAGTAGGAGATAAAGTAAAAGGTAAAGTAGTTGTAATTGCAGATTACGGTGCATTTATTGAAGTTGCTGATGGTGTTGAAGGTTTAATTCACGTTTCTGAAATGTCTTGGTCTACGCATTTACGTTCTGCTCAAGATTTCGTTTCTGTAGGAGATGAAGTTGAAGCTGTAATCTTAACTTTAGATAGAGAAGATCGTAAAATGTCTCTTGGTATCAAGCAATTAACTGCAGATCCATGGACAGATATTACAGGTAAATATCCACTAGGTTCTAAACACACAGGTGTTGTACGTAACTTTACAAACTTTGGTGTTTTTGTTGAATTAGAAGAAGGTATTGATGGATTAATTTACATCTCTGATTTATCTTGGACTAAGAAAATTAAACACCCATCTGAGTTTTGCGCAGTAGGAGATAAGTTAGATGTTATCGTATTAGAATTAGATGTAGAAGGACGTAAATTAAGTTTAGGTCACAAACAAACTACAGATAATCCTTGGGATAAATATGAAACAGATTTCGCTTTAGAAACTGTTCACACAGCAGAAATCTCTGAGATAGTTGACAAAGGAGCTACAGTAGAATTTAACGAAGATATCGTTGCATTTGTACCTTCTCGTCACCTTGAAAAAGAAGATGGAAACAAACTTAAAAAAGGAGAAACAGCTGAGTTTAAAATAATTGAATTTAACAAAGAGTTTAAACGTGTTGTAGCTTCTCATACTGCAGTATTTAAAGCAGAAGAGATTAAAAATGTAAAAGCAGCAGCTAAAAAAGCAGCTACCGCAGCAGCAGAGGCTAAACCAACTTTAGGTGATGCTAATGATGCTTTACAAGCTCTTAAAGATAAAATGGACGGAAAAAAAACTAAATAA
- the pyrR gene encoding bifunctional pyr operon transcriptional regulator/uracil phosphoribosyltransferase PyrR, whose product MSQKVLLNAKEVNIILHRLACQLIEKHNNFSNTVLIGLQPRGVFLANRLTKILEEDYKVKNIQLGYLDITFYRDDFRRGEKTLEANTTKINFLVEDKNIVFIDDVLYTGRSIRAALTAIQSFGRPNEIELLTLIDRRFSRHLPIQPDYRGRQVDVINNEKVKVNWKEHDNEDSVYLIEK is encoded by the coding sequence ATGAGTCAAAAAGTTTTACTTAACGCAAAAGAGGTAAACATCATTCTTCATCGATTGGCTTGTCAACTTATTGAAAAACATAACAACTTTTCTAATACTGTTTTAATAGGGCTTCAACCTCGTGGTGTATTTTTAGCTAATAGATTAACTAAAATATTAGAAGAAGATTACAAAGTTAAAAACATTCAATTAGGGTATTTAGATATCACTTTTTATAGAGATGATTTTCGCCGTGGTGAAAAAACACTTGAAGCTAATACAACAAAAATCAATTTTTTAGTAGAAGATAAGAATATAGTTTTTATTGACGATGTTTTATATACAGGAAGAAGTATAAGAGCTGCTTTAACAGCTATACAGTCTTTTGGAAGACCTAATGAAATTGAATTATTAACGCTAATAGATAGACGTTTTAGCAGACATTTACCAATTCAACCAGATTATAGAGGCAGGCAAGTAGATGTTATAAATAATGAAAAAGTAAAAGTAAACTGGAAAGAGCATGATAATGAAGATTCGGTTTATTTAATTGAAAAATAA
- a CDS encoding aspartate carbamoyltransferase catalytic subunit, giving the protein MSELSVNHLLGIKYLNKQDIQLIFETADHFKEVINRPIKKVPSLRDITIANLFFENSTRTKLSFELAEKRLSADVINFSSAQSSVKKGETLIDTVNNILSMKVDMVVMRHPNPGAGVFLSKHVNASIVNAGDGAHEHPTQALLDSYSIREKLGDVKGKKVVIVGDILHSRVALSNIFALQLQGAQVMVCGPKTLLPKYIDKLGVKVETNIRKALNWCDVANMLRVQNERMDISYFPSTREYTQQFGVNKELLDSLDKEITIMHPGPINRGVEITSDVADSKQSIILDQVQNGVAIRMAVIYLLASKIKQ; this is encoded by the coding sequence ATGAGCGAGTTAAGTGTCAATCACTTATTAGGAATCAAGTATCTTAATAAACAAGATATCCAACTTATTTTTGAAACTGCCGATCATTTTAAAGAAGTGATTAACAGACCCATTAAAAAAGTGCCTTCGCTTAGAGATATTACCATTGCAAACCTCTTTTTTGAAAATTCTACGAGAACAAAATTATCATTTGAACTTGCAGAGAAACGTTTATCTGCCGATGTTATAAACTTTTCATCAGCACAATCTTCAGTAAAAAAAGGAGAAACTTTAATAGATACGGTAAACAATATCTTGTCTATGAAAGTAGATATGGTAGTTATGCGTCATCCAAATCCTGGGGCTGGAGTGTTTTTATCAAAACATGTAAATGCGAGTATTGTTAATGCAGGTGATGGAGCTCATGAACACCCTACGCAGGCTTTATTAGATTCTTATTCAATTAGAGAAAAACTAGGTGATGTAAAAGGTAAAAAGGTAGTTATTGTTGGAGATATTTTACATAGCCGTGTTGCACTTTCAAATATCTTTGCACTTCAACTTCAAGGTGCTCAAGTTATGGTATGCGGTCCAAAAACGTTATTGCCCAAATATATTGATAAACTTGGAGTAAAGGTTGAAACAAATATACGTAAAGCATTAAATTGGTGTGATGTAGCTAACATGCTTCGTGTGCAAAACGAGCGTATGGATATAAGTTATTTCCCATCAACAAGAGAATATACACAACAGTTTGGAGTTAATAAAGAATTACTCGATTCTCTAGATAAAGAAATTACAATAATGCACCCAGGGCCAATTAATAGAGGTGTAGAAATTACCAGTGATGTTGCAGATTCTAAACAATCTATTATTTTGGATCAAGTTCAAAATGGAGTTGCTATTAGAATGGCTGTAATATATTTATTAGCGTCAAAAATAAAACAGTAG
- a CDS encoding ribonuclease Z: MILDQDGNISIITQEKATVIELVKKLQTLYPKFKNNNIVVALTSLNKLGLNDIIEFLELSNTHRATKHSFVIVSSNIDLDIVPDEIIVVPTLKEAYDIIEMEEMERDLGF, encoded by the coding sequence ATGATTTTAGACCAAGATGGAAATATATCTATAATCACCCAAGAGAAAGCTACGGTTATAGAATTAGTAAAAAAGCTACAGACATTATATCCAAAATTTAAAAACAATAATATTGTTGTTGCTTTAACGTCATTAAACAAATTAGGATTAAATGATATTATTGAGTTTTTAGAGTTGTCTAACACTCATAGAGCAACAAAACATTCGTTTGTAATAGTATCTAGCAACATTGATTTAGATATTGTTCCAGATGAAATTATTGTAGTACCAACACTTAAAGAAGCTTACGATATTATTGAAATGGAAGAAATGGAGCGCGATTTAGGATTTTAA
- a CDS encoding DUF3291 domain-containing protein — protein sequence MGKFYLAQVNIAKSLAPMDDPIMEDFVNNLDRINAIADSSKGFIWRLKDEDKDEAARIFKDDSLIINMSVWTDLSSLFNFTYNSNHVEIFKRKKEWFSKIKMKYMAFWYVPEGYEPTFQDAKNRLDYLNTYGETPFAFTFKSKFTAMDSINYKPQIKI from the coding sequence ATGGGTAAATTTTATTTAGCACAAGTAAACATAGCTAAAAGTTTAGCGCCAATGGACGATCCCATAATGGAGGATTTTGTAAACAATCTGGATAGAATAAATGCTATTGCAGATTCGAGCAAAGGTTTTATCTGGCGATTGAAAGACGAAGATAAAGATGAAGCAGCACGTATTTTTAAAGATGATTCTTTAATAATAAATATGTCTGTTTGGACAGATTTATCTTCACTTTTTAATTTTACATACAATTCCAATCATGTTGAAATTTTTAAACGAAAAAAGGAATGGTTCAGTAAAATTAAAATGAAATATATGGCATTTTGGTATGTACCAGAAGGTTACGAACCTACTTTTCAAGATGCAAAAAACCGTTTAGATTATTTGAACACTTATGGAGAGACACCGTTTGCTTTTACTTTTAAAAGTAAGTTTACAGCAATGGATTCAATAAATTATAAACCTCAAATTAAAATATGA
- a CDS encoding ribonuclease Z: protein MRLSILGCYSATPRTLNNTTSQVLEINNHMFLIDCGEGTQVQLRKHKIKFSRIKHIFISHLHGDHFFGLVGLISTFRLLTRETDLHIYGPKGIKEIITLQMKLADSWTNYNLIFHELTSNKSELVFEDDRVEVYTIPLNHRIYTNGFLFKEKEGERKLNVLAAERANINVAYFRKLKQGFDVINEDGVTIKNETVTKAGNKPKSYAFCSDTMYKEDIVPIIKNADVLYHESTFLDKHAHLAVKTKHSTAKEAARIAKQSNVGKLLLGHYSTRYDGLNAFKEEAQTVFANVELSEDGKVFEF, encoded by the coding sequence ATGAGGCTTTCCATTTTAGGCTGTTATAGTGCCACACCAAGAACTTTAAACAATACAACTTCTCAGGTATTAGAAATTAATAACCACATGTTTTTAATAGATTGTGGAGAAGGAACTCAAGTGCAGTTACGCAAGCATAAAATTAAGTTTAGTAGAATTAAACATATTTTTATTTCACATTTGCATGGAGATCATTTTTTTGGTTTAGTTGGCTTGATTTCTACTTTTAGGTTGCTTACTCGCGAAACCGATTTACATATTTATGGCCCAAAAGGAATAAAGGAAATTATTACGCTTCAAATGAAATTAGCTGATTCCTGGACCAATTATAATTTAATTTTTCACGAATTAACTTCTAATAAATCAGAATTAGTTTTTGAAGATGATAGAGTAGAGGTTTATACCATTCCTTTAAATCATAGAATTTACACAAACGGCTTTTTGTTTAAAGAAAAAGAAGGCGAACGTAAATTAAATGTTCTAGCTGCAGAAAGAGCCAATATTAATGTCGCTTATTTTAGAAAACTAAAACAAGGTTTTGATGTTATTAATGAAGATGGTGTAACTATTAAAAACGAAACGGTTACAAAAGCTGGAAACAAACCTAAAAGTTATGCGTTTTGTAGTGATACTATGTATAAAGAAGACATTGTACCTATTATAAAAAATGCAGATGTATTGTATCATGAGTCTACTTTTTTAGATAAACATGCGCATTTAGCAGTAAAAACAAAGCACTCTACAGCAAAAGAGGCAGCTAGAATAGCGAAACAATCAAATGTCGGCAAACTATTGCTTGGGCATTATTCAACGCGTTACGATGGTTTAAATGCATTTAAGGAAGAAGCACAAACTGTTTTTGCAAATGTCGAGCTTAGTGAAGACGGTAAGGTATTTGAGTTTTAA
- the pdxH gene encoding pyridoxamine 5'-phosphate oxidase gives MEKDLSNYRKSYEKGELLLKNVPENPMELFQKWFYEVDNHFFEDETNAMTISTLGLDGYPKNRIVLLKKYTYEGFIFYTNYNSEKGRAIEVNPNVCLSFFWHGAERQIIIKGKAEKIAENLSDGYFESRPRGSQLGALASNQSEVIENRQYIEDKLLKLEKDFEGKEIPRPSNWGGYIVKPVQIEFWQGRPNRLHDRIKYELQDDFNWKINRLSP, from the coding sequence ATGGAAAAGGATTTAAGTAACTATAGAAAGTCTTACGAAAAAGGAGAATTACTTCTAAAGAATGTACCTGAAAACCCAATGGAGTTATTTCAAAAATGGTTTTATGAAGTTGATAATCATTTTTTTGAAGATGAAACCAATGCTATGACAATTTCTACTTTAGGATTAGATGGTTACCCTAAGAATAGGATAGTTTTACTTAAAAAATACACCTACGAAGGTTTTATATTTTACACAAATTATAATAGTGAAAAGGGTAGAGCTATTGAAGTAAATCCAAATGTTTGTTTGTCCTTTTTTTGGCATGGAGCAGAAAGACAAATTATAATTAAGGGTAAAGCTGAAAAGATTGCAGAGAATTTAAGTGATGGTTATTTTGAATCTAGACCTCGTGGAAGTCAATTAGGGGCTTTAGCATCTAATCAAAGTGAAGTTATTGAAAACAGACAGTATATTGAAGATAAGCTCCTAAAATTAGAAAAGGATTTTGAAGGCAAGGAAATACCAAGACCATCTAATTGGGGTGGTTATATAGTAAAACCTGTGCAAATTGAGTTTTGGCAAGGTCGTCCTAATAGATTACATGACAGAATCAAGTATGAACTTCAGGATGATTTTAACTGGAAAATAAATCGATTATCTCCATAA